AACGGCGAAAGGCCTGGGTGTCGGATCCAAGTATGGTGAGCTGCAAAATGCTTACAAGATCAGTTCTGTTTCTTTTGAGGAAGGCAATGTAGTGGCTGTTGCTCCTGAGGCGGGTATGAGCTTTATCATGGATCACGGCCAGCTGGCTGACCAGCAACTGAACAACATCAGCGCTACTACTTTGCCCGCGAATACGGTTGTGAAAAAGGTGCTCGTATATTAGCCTGTTGCGATACTTGTAGCTTCTTCGTATACTTGTCCTTATGGCTATACTTCGCGCAGGTTACAAATGGAGACATATTGGTTTGCTGCTGCTCCGGGTGGGCATTGGCATCATGTTTATACTACATGGCTGGCCTAAACTGGCAGCCGGACCTGAGCGCTGGGAGATGATCGGGCAGAGTACTCAGGTACTAGGTATTGACTTTGCGCCTGTTTTCTGGGGCTTTATGGCCGGTTTTGCCGAAGTGGTAGGTGGCTTTTGTATTCTGCTTGGTTTCCTGTTTCGCCCTGCCTGTATGTTGCTTGTGATCACGATGCTGGTGGCTACCGCCAAGCACGCCGCTGCCGGCGATGGCTTCGGCGGCTTCTCGCACGCACTGGAGGCGGCCATACTTTTCTTCTCGCTCCTGTTTATCGGCCCCGGCAAGTATAGCCTCGACAATTCCATA
Above is a window of Pontibacter akesuensis DNA encoding:
- a CDS encoding DoxX family protein, whose product is MAILRAGYKWRHIGLLLLRVGIGIMFILHGWPKLAAGPERWEMIGQSTQVLGIDFAPVFWGFMAGFAEVVGGFCILLGFLFRPACMLLVITMLVATAKHAAAGDGFGGFSHALEAAILFFSLLFIGPGKYSLDNSIFPTDKKRSKAGYYK